Proteins encoded together in one Entomobacter blattae window:
- a CDS encoding (2Fe-2S)-binding protein, with protein sequence MGYVMYICSCNTITDKDIDTAIQAGAKKPKDIYASCGGKVQCGQCVRTMANYIRGTLSTGEGSGCCQEQRCACSEGNHQTGQEKMSA encoded by the coding sequence ATGGGTTATGTTATGTATATTTGCTCATGTAACACCATTACTGATAAGGATATTGATACGGCCATCCAGGCTGGGGCCAAAAAACCAAAGGATATCTATGCATCCTGTGGGGGAAAGGTTCAGTGTGGGCAGTGTGTACGAACTATGGCCAACTATATAAGGGGCACCCTCTCTACAGGGGAAGGGTCGGGTTGTTGCCAAGAACAGAGGTGTGCTTGCTCTGAGGGCAACCACCAGACAGGGCAAGAAAAAATGTCAGCCTAG
- the bfr gene encoding bacterioferritin, whose amino-acid sequence MIIDLKVVEYLNLQLTNELTAINQYFLHARTLRHWGVTKLGEFEYKESIEEMHHADWLIERILFLEGLPNVQRLNQIRIGQTVEEILQCDLDLEKDAITLLREAIAYCESVKDFVSRDILLKILENEEHHVDFVERQQDLIKLVGIERYITLNSAEAPKQE is encoded by the coding sequence ATGATCATCGACCTCAAAGTTGTAGAATATCTTAACCTACAGCTTACTAATGAGCTTACAGCGATTAATCAGTATTTTCTGCATGCCCGCACATTACGCCACTGGGGCGTAACCAAACTGGGAGAGTTTGAATACAAAGAATCCATCGAGGAAATGCACCATGCTGATTGGCTGATAGAGCGCATCCTGTTTTTAGAGGGTCTGCCTAATGTGCAACGCCTCAACCAGATTCGAATCGGGCAAACCGTTGAAGAAATTCTCCAATGTGACCTAGATCTGGAAAAAGATGCCATTACCCTTCTTCGTGAGGCGATTGCCTATTGCGAATCGGTTAAGGATTTTGTCTCAAGAGATATCCTGCTGAAAATCCTTGAAAATGAAGAGCATCATGTAGATTTTGTTGAGCGCCAGCAAGATTTGATCAAACTTGTCGGTATTGAACGCTACATCACCCTCAATTCTGCTGAGGCACCAAAGCAGGAATAG
- a CDS encoding M16 family metallopeptidase — protein MKQSLLSSSFALSILLSSPLYAKTPHTLPPSPSESLSSTASSVTRATLKNGLRVVIIPNNLAPVVTTEVNYLVGSTETAPDFPGTAHALEHMMFRGSEGLDKDQLAAIGAQIGGSYNAFTTETVTQYFYTAPAEDLDVMLRIEAMRMGKLSLNAKDWEKEKGAIEQEVSRDLSSPIYKYISQLQNILFQGTPYAHDPLGTRPSFEKTDVARLKSFYDKWYAPNNAILVIAGNVDPQKTLENVKQHFDSIPSKKLPTPNTVALTPLKAQTLNLPTDLPVGIISIAFRMPGQHGKDFATANLLADILNSKRGKLYELVPQGKALFSEFDYIPKGRVGFGLAVVGFPKGQDPKGLHEELKSILQDIQKNGVPKELLEASRQRELAQMAFQSNSISGLASTWSEALAFQGLNSPADMEAAYKSVTLQDVNAMAKTILAPEESITAFLTPQESGKPIAQKGFGGAESFASVPDKPVKLPQWAEKALNTLSIPPKSPLPVDITLENGLRLIVQTVHISPTISLFGNVRHESSLQEPKGQEGISDITSELFSYGTTTLDRLSFQKALDDIAADENAGFSFSLSTLTPQFEKGLKLLSDNQLRPAFPEKAFMVVRQQQAQAQIGLLKSPGYLFRRAVLKALNPPNDPTLREATPDQMMKISLEDVKKFYHDSFRPDLTTIVIVGNITPQHAKKLIADNFGQWKNIGPKPIVDLPTRPDNKTSHAVVPDNANVQDTVILATTTGVLPTSTDHYYLNLANEILGGGFSSRLYKDLRVKTGYVYTVSSQFGWSRTRSGYAVTYGADPDKVSKASTLVVKNIKELQSSPVSNEELTLAKASLLRRIPLDRASVDSIGRSYLALVNLNLPLDNDNRAAQYYFKATQQDIQNTFKKWIRPDDIAQIVKGPTPK, from the coding sequence ATGAAACAGTCTCTTCTGTCCTCCAGTTTTGCTTTAAGCATTCTTTTATCGTCCCCGCTTTATGCCAAAACTCCCCATACCCTTCCTCCCTCTCCTTCAGAAAGCCTTTCTTCAACGGCCTCTTCCGTTACCCGTGCCACACTTAAAAACGGGTTACGCGTTGTTATTATTCCCAACAATTTAGCGCCTGTTGTCACAACCGAGGTCAACTACCTTGTGGGCTCTACAGAAACCGCTCCAGATTTTCCCGGAACAGCCCATGCCTTAGAACACATGATGTTTCGGGGAAGTGAAGGCTTGGATAAAGACCAGCTTGCAGCTATTGGAGCCCAGATAGGCGGGAGTTATAACGCCTTTACCACCGAGACTGTAACCCAATATTTCTATACGGCTCCCGCTGAAGATCTCGACGTTATGCTTCGTATAGAAGCCATGAGAATGGGAAAACTAAGCCTTAATGCCAAAGATTGGGAAAAAGAAAAAGGTGCTATTGAACAAGAAGTCTCTCGTGATCTTTCAAGCCCAATTTACAAATATATTTCCCAGCTCCAAAATATCCTTTTTCAAGGCACCCCCTACGCTCATGATCCTTTGGGCACGCGTCCCTCTTTTGAGAAAACAGATGTTGCCCGGCTTAAGAGTTTTTACGATAAATGGTATGCTCCTAACAATGCTATCCTCGTTATAGCAGGCAATGTCGACCCGCAAAAAACACTCGAAAATGTTAAACAGCATTTTGACTCTATTCCTTCCAAAAAACTCCCCACCCCCAATACCGTGGCCCTTACGCCTCTAAAAGCCCAAACGTTGAACCTCCCGACTGATTTACCCGTAGGGATCATCAGTATTGCTTTTAGAATGCCTGGCCAACACGGTAAAGATTTTGCCACTGCCAACCTCTTAGCCGATATCCTCAACAGTAAACGCGGGAAACTCTATGAGCTTGTCCCCCAAGGAAAGGCCTTGTTCTCTGAGTTTGACTATATTCCCAAAGGAAGGGTAGGTTTTGGCCTGGCCGTAGTAGGCTTTCCAAAAGGGCAAGACCCAAAAGGCCTTCATGAAGAGCTCAAATCCATTCTACAGGATATCCAGAAAAATGGGGTGCCCAAAGAGTTACTGGAAGCCTCACGCCAACGCGAGCTGGCACAAATGGCTTTTCAAAGCAATAGCATCAGCGGACTAGCCAGTACTTGGTCTGAGGCCCTAGCCTTTCAAGGGCTCAACTCTCCTGCAGATATGGAAGCGGCTTATAAATCGGTTACCTTGCAAGATGTTAATGCCATGGCCAAAACTATTTTGGCCCCTGAAGAGAGCATTACGGCTTTCCTCACACCACAAGAATCGGGCAAGCCCATTGCCCAAAAAGGGTTTGGTGGAGCAGAATCTTTTGCTTCAGTGCCCGATAAGCCTGTAAAACTTCCACAATGGGCAGAGAAAGCCTTAAACACCCTTTCTATTCCCCCTAAATCCCCGCTCCCAGTGGATATTACCCTTGAAAATGGTTTGCGCCTGATTGTACAGACTGTTCATATTAGCCCTACCATAAGCTTGTTCGGAAATGTTCGCCATGAATCCTCCCTTCAGGAGCCTAAAGGCCAAGAAGGCATTTCTGATATCACGAGCGAACTGTTTAGTTACGGAACAACAACCCTTGACAGATTAAGCTTTCAAAAAGCCCTGGACGATATTGCAGCTGATGAAAACGCTGGATTCAGCTTTTCTCTTAGCACCCTTACACCCCAATTTGAAAAAGGGCTCAAGCTTCTGAGTGATAACCAGTTGCGGCCAGCCTTCCCAGAAAAAGCTTTTATGGTGGTGCGCCAACAGCAAGCCCAGGCACAGATAGGACTACTGAAATCCCCAGGATATTTGTTCAGAAGGGCTGTGTTAAAAGCCCTTAACCCCCCAAACGACCCCACCTTAAGGGAAGCCACACCAGACCAGATGATGAAAATATCTCTGGAGGATGTCAAAAAATTCTATCATGATTCTTTTAGACCCGACCTTACTACTATTGTCATCGTGGGGAACATTACTCCCCAGCACGCAAAAAAACTGATAGCAGACAATTTTGGACAGTGGAAAAATATTGGCCCTAAACCCATTGTAGACCTTCCTACTCGCCCTGATAATAAAACCTCGCATGCAGTGGTTCCAGATAATGCCAACGTGCAGGATACTGTTATTTTAGCCACGACAACTGGGGTTTTACCCACCTCAACTGATCACTACTACCTTAATCTTGCCAATGAGATTCTTGGGGGTGGGTTTTCTTCTCGTCTCTATAAAGATTTGCGGGTAAAAACAGGATATGTGTATACGGTCAGCAGTCAGTTTGGCTGGTCTCGTACCCGCAGCGGCTATGCTGTAACTTATGGTGCAGACCCCGATAAAGTCAGTAAAGCCAGCACACTTGTCGTAAAAAACATCAAAGAGTTACAGTCTTCTCCCGTCAGCAATGAAGAACTGACCCTCGCTAAAGCTTCTCTCCTAAGAAGAATTCCGCTTGATCGTGCTTCAGTTGATTCCATCGGCCGCTCCTACCTTGCTTTGGTCAATCTTAACCTCCCTTTGGACAATGACAACAGGGCCGCACAATATTACTTTAAAGCCACTCAACAAGACATTCAAAATACTTTCAAGAAATGGATTCGTCCTGATGATATCGCTCAAATTGTAAAAGGGCCCACTCCCAAATAA
- the rpsA gene encoding 30S ribosomal protein S1: protein MASATTQTPTDHFGGEDFATLLDETLGTDAGFEGSVVTGKVLRLTDEYAIVDVGLKSEGRVSLKEFAPPGVKPDVKPGDVIELYVERYEDKDGSIVLSREKARREEAWTTLEKAFEANQRVNGAIYGRVKGGFTVDLGGAMAFLPGSQVDVRPVRDVGPLMGVTQPFQILKMDRARGNIVVSRRAVLEETRAEQRSELIQGLQEGMILDGVVKNITDYGAFVDLGGVDGLLHVTDIAWRRITHPAEALHIGQSVRVQVIRFNSETQRISLGMKQLEADPWENIATKYPPESRFVGRVTNITDYGAFVELEPGVEGLVHVSEMSWTKKNVHPGKIASTSQEVEVMVLDVDSAKRRISLGLKQVQRNPWEQFSEEHKVGSIVEGEIRNITEFGLFIGLSQDIDGMVHMSDLSWDESGEEAIKHYEKGQVVKAKVLDVDVEKERISLGIKQLQEDPAAEVLSRVNKGDVVTCIVTAVQSNGIEVKVDDTLTGFIRRTELARDKADQRPERFAEGEKVDAKVISVDRASRKLALTIKGREVEEDKQAISDYGSSDSGASLGDILGAAIRKRNTEG, encoded by the coding sequence ATGGCTTCAGCCACAACCCAAACCCCTACCGACCATTTTGGCGGTGAAGATTTTGCAACGCTTCTTGACGAAACCCTAGGTACCGATGCCGGTTTTGAAGGTTCTGTTGTTACAGGTAAGGTTTTACGCCTTACAGACGAATATGCTATTGTTGATGTGGGTCTTAAAAGTGAGGGGCGTGTTTCCCTTAAAGAATTTGCCCCACCAGGCGTAAAGCCAGACGTTAAGCCTGGCGATGTTATTGAACTCTATGTAGAGCGTTACGAAGATAAAGACGGTTCTATCGTTCTTTCACGTGAAAAAGCCCGTCGTGAAGAGGCGTGGACAACCCTTGAAAAGGCATTCGAGGCTAATCAGCGCGTGAATGGGGCCATATATGGTCGTGTTAAGGGTGGGTTTACAGTTGATTTGGGTGGCGCCATGGCGTTTCTTCCTGGCTCACAGGTCGATGTTCGCCCAGTAAGAGATGTTGGCCCGTTAATGGGTGTGACACAACCTTTTCAGATTTTAAAGATGGATCGTGCGAGAGGTAATATTGTCGTCTCTCGTCGTGCCGTTTTAGAAGAAACACGGGCTGAGCAACGTAGCGAGCTTATCCAGGGTCTGCAAGAAGGTATGATTTTGGATGGTGTTGTTAAAAACATCACCGATTATGGTGCCTTCGTTGATCTGGGTGGGGTTGATGGACTATTGCATGTCACCGATATTGCCTGGCGGCGTATTACCCATCCGGCTGAAGCCTTGCATATTGGCCAGTCTGTTCGTGTTCAGGTTATCCGGTTTAATTCTGAAACTCAACGCATCTCTTTGGGTATGAAACAGCTTGAGGCTGATCCATGGGAGAATATCGCGACAAAATATCCACCCGAATCACGCTTTGTCGGCCGCGTAACCAACATTACGGATTATGGTGCCTTTGTAGAGCTAGAACCTGGCGTTGAGGGGCTGGTGCATGTCTCAGAAATGTCTTGGACAAAGAAAAATGTTCATCCTGGCAAAATCGCTTCTACCTCGCAAGAGGTTGAGGTTATGGTGTTGGATGTTGACAGTGCCAAGCGCCGTATTTCCCTTGGGCTAAAACAAGTTCAGCGTAACCCTTGGGAGCAATTCAGTGAAGAGCATAAGGTGGGCTCTATCGTTGAAGGCGAAATCCGCAATATTACCGAGTTTGGCTTGTTTATAGGTCTCTCTCAGGATATTGACGGTATGGTTCATATGTCTGATCTTTCATGGGATGAAAGTGGTGAAGAAGCCATTAAGCATTACGAAAAAGGTCAGGTTGTTAAGGCAAAAGTGCTCGATGTGGATGTGGAGAAAGAACGTATTTCTCTTGGCATCAAACAATTGCAGGAAGATCCAGCAGCCGAAGTTCTCTCCCGTGTTAATAAAGGGGATGTTGTAACCTGTATTGTGACGGCTGTGCAGAGTAACGGTATTGAAGTGAAAGTTGATGACACTTTAACCGGTTTCATTCGTAGGACAGAGCTTGCCAGAGATAAGGCAGATCAGCGTCCAGAGCGCTTCGCCGAGGGTGAAAAGGTGGATGCAAAAGTTATCTCTGTTGATCGTGCCTCTCGTAAGCTGGCCTTAACCATTAAAGGCCGTGAGGTTGAAGAAGATAAGCAGGCTATTTCTGATTATGGTTCTTCAGATAGTGGAGCATCTTTAGGGGATATCCTTGGAGCCGCTATTCGTAAACGTAATACAGAAGGCTGA
- the cmk gene encoding (d)CMP kinase, with product MKKNSRRMLIAIDGPAAAGKGTLARTIAHALKLPYLDTGLLYRAVARKVLDKGVDPQLHSAEEQARHLKEDDLKRHDLRTSEVDIAASLVAAQPLVRQALMGFQQKFAQERGGVLDGRDIGTMICPNADVKLYITASAQTRARRRWLQNGGQLGDPQEKAGILHLLREIEERDSYDRNRTNSPLRKADDAQTIETDDLTPEQVFQKAMAIITSHLQQDP from the coding sequence ATGAAAAAAAACTCACGGCGTATGCTCATCGCTATTGATGGCCCAGCTGCTGCTGGAAAAGGCACCTTGGCCAGGACTATCGCTCACGCTTTAAAGCTTCCCTATCTTGATACGGGCCTTCTGTATCGGGCTGTTGCCCGTAAGGTTCTTGACAAAGGGGTAGATCCTCAGCTTCATTCTGCTGAGGAACAGGCGCGCCATTTAAAGGAAGACGATCTGAAACGTCATGATCTTCGCACATCAGAGGTTGATATTGCTGCCAGTTTGGTGGCTGCCCAGCCTTTGGTTCGCCAGGCCCTTATGGGTTTTCAACAGAAATTCGCCCAAGAACGGGGCGGGGTGCTGGATGGCCGGGATATTGGAACGATGATTTGCCCAAACGCGGACGTTAAACTTTATATCACAGCTTCTGCACAAACCCGGGCTCGTCGGCGTTGGTTACAAAATGGGGGCCAGTTGGGAGATCCTCAAGAGAAGGCAGGTATCCTACACCTTCTGCGTGAGATTGAAGAGAGAGATTCTTATGATAGGAATCGCACGAACTCTCCGCTCCGCAAGGCTGATGATGCCCAGACTATCGAGACAGACGACCTTACCCCCGAACAAGTATTTCAAAAAGCCATGGCGATTATTACATCTCATCTTCAACAAGATCCTTAA
- the aroA gene encoding 3-phosphoshikimate 1-carboxyvinyltransferase — protein MLHSSYQAQPLTVHRLKQPLKGVVSLPGDKSISHRSLMLASLAKGVTHVHGLLEGEDVIRTAEAMKAMGAIIERKSEGEWVIEGRGMQGLQEPADILDMGNSGTAARLLSGLLASSPFTSVMTGDASLRKRPMMRVIAPLSGLGATFLYREGGRLPVAIRGVGNPSPITYRLPVASAQVKSAIILAGLNCVGETVVEEPVVTRDHTENMLRHFGVPVEVIPQEGGGRIIRLKGKAHLTAKDILVPGDPSSAAFVVVAALLVPGSEVTLKTVGLNPLRTGIFQTLLEMGAQIESVGEATEGGEKTGTLVVKASNLHGVEVPESRVPSMVDEFPILSVAAACARGTSRFRGLAELRVKESDRLSSTFEMLKVNGVEVHIEGDDLIIEGREGPLPGGGKIETHMDHRLAMSASILGLVSESSVFIDDTGFINTSFPGYFTLMNGLGAGFAL, from the coding sequence ATGTTGCATTCTTCCTATCAGGCTCAGCCCTTAACGGTTCATCGCTTAAAACAGCCCTTGAAGGGGGTTGTTTCTCTCCCAGGAGATAAATCTATCAGCCATCGTTCTTTAATGCTTGCATCCCTGGCAAAAGGGGTCACCCATGTGCATGGTTTGCTGGAGGGGGAGGATGTTATTAGAACGGCCGAGGCCATGAAGGCAATGGGGGCTATAATTGAACGGAAGTCTGAGGGGGAATGGGTCATTGAGGGTCGAGGCATGCAAGGGTTGCAAGAACCCGCCGATATTCTGGATATGGGGAATTCCGGTACAGCTGCTCGTTTATTGAGCGGGCTTTTAGCCAGCTCCCCTTTTACAAGCGTGATGACTGGGGATGCCAGTTTAAGAAAACGGCCCATGATGCGGGTTATTGCCCCGCTTTCTGGCTTGGGGGCTACTTTTCTGTATCGGGAGGGTGGGCGTCTCCCTGTTGCGATTCGCGGTGTAGGCAATCCTAGCCCCATTACCTATCGCTTGCCTGTGGCTTCAGCTCAGGTTAAGTCTGCCATCATCCTTGCTGGCTTGAATTGTGTGGGTGAAACAGTGGTAGAAGAACCTGTGGTGACACGGGACCATACTGAAAATATGCTTCGTCATTTTGGGGTGCCTGTGGAGGTGATCCCGCAAGAAGGGGGGGGGCGCATTATTCGCCTGAAGGGGAAGGCTCATCTTACGGCGAAGGATATTCTTGTACCGGGCGATCCTTCTTCTGCAGCTTTTGTTGTGGTGGCTGCTCTTTTGGTGCCGGGGTCAGAAGTGACCCTTAAGACTGTGGGTCTTAACCCCTTACGGACGGGTATTTTTCAAACCCTTCTAGAAATGGGAGCACAAATAGAGAGTGTTGGAGAAGCCACAGAAGGTGGGGAAAAAACAGGGACTCTTGTGGTTAAGGCCAGCAACCTCCATGGGGTAGAGGTTCCTGAGAGCCGGGTGCCTTCCATGGTAGATGAATTTCCTATTCTTTCCGTGGCCGCAGCCTGTGCAAGGGGAACATCGCGTTTCAGGGGGTTGGCAGAGCTTCGTGTAAAGGAAAGTGATCGGCTCTCTTCTACTTTCGAGATGCTAAAGGTTAATGGTGTGGAAGTGCATATTGAGGGTGATGATCTGATCATTGAAGGACGAGAGGGGCCTCTTCCTGGAGGGGGGAAAATTGAAACTCATATGGATCATCGTTTAGCAATGAGTGCCTCTATTTTAGGGCTTGTTTCTGAAAGCAGTGTTTTTATTGATGATACAGGTTTTATCAATACCAGTTTTCCAGGCTATTTCACGCTTATGAATGGGCTTGGAGCTGGGTTTGCCTTATGA
- a CDS encoding TIGR02300 family protein, which yields MAKPELGTKRTCVSCNARFYDLGVEPAICPKCGAEQPLEAPRLRRVSGTSSIEQSEQKLKKHPENDTDLDTDVDVDVDLDPDEDTETEDDLLEDTSDLDDDTDAIEAEIEVISDKDDHDN from the coding sequence ATGGCAAAGCCGGAACTCGGCACTAAACGCACCTGTGTTTCATGCAATGCACGGTTCTACGACTTGGGCGTTGAACCGGCAATATGCCCAAAATGTGGGGCTGAGCAACCCTTAGAAGCCCCTCGCCTGCGGCGGGTATCGGGAACATCCTCTATTGAACAGAGTGAACAAAAACTTAAGAAACATCCTGAAAACGACACAGATCTGGATACAGATGTTGACGTAGATGTTGATCTTGATCCCGATGAAGATACCGAAACCGAGGATGATCTTCTGGAAGATACTTCCGACCTGGATGATGACACAGATGCCATTGAAGCAGAAATAGAGGTTATCTCCGATAAGGATGACCACGATAATTAA
- a CDS encoding DUF3597 domain-containing protein: MGLFSSIMSKIFGHAEAAPVQEGTQTADSTAPSASTSGSVDVEAVLSDMATKAGQTLNWRESIVDLLKLLNLDSSLSARQQLADELHYNGDKNDSASMNIWLHKAVMKALADNGGKVPDSLKH; this comes from the coding sequence ATGGGCCTTTTTAGTTCGATTATGTCAAAAATATTTGGTCATGCTGAAGCAGCGCCAGTCCAAGAGGGCACCCAGACAGCTGATTCGACTGCTCCATCCGCTTCAACGTCTGGTTCTGTAGATGTTGAAGCTGTACTTTCAGATATGGCAACCAAAGCCGGCCAAACCCTCAACTGGCGAGAATCTATCGTAGATCTTCTCAAACTTCTCAACCTGGACAGTTCGCTTTCTGCTCGCCAGCAACTTGCCGATGAGCTCCACTATAACGGTGATAAAAACGATTCAGCGAGCATGAATATCTGGCTCCACAAGGCCGTTATGAAGGCTCTGGCTGACAATGGGGGGAAAGTGCCCGACTCCCTCAAACACTAA
- the folB gene encoding dihydroneopterin aldolase, translating into MAPFSPKEGWTSLRHIFVSNMLVQAEIGIYEHEKGITQPVRINVSVGIKDVSEGFIEEDNLEKTVSYADLVVIIRDIVREGHINLVETLAEKISKAILQDKRIVVTRVKVEKLNIMPDVEAVGTEIERYQPVEESS; encoded by the coding sequence ATGGCACCGTTTTCCCCCAAGGAGGGATGGACATCCCTAAGGCATATTTTTGTTTCAAATATGCTTGTTCAGGCAGAAATAGGGATTTATGAACATGAAAAAGGCATTACCCAACCCGTAAGAATTAATGTCTCTGTGGGAATTAAGGATGTCTCAGAAGGGTTTATTGAAGAAGACAATCTTGAGAAAACTGTATCTTATGCCGATCTTGTGGTGATTATTCGCGACATTGTTCGCGAGGGGCATATTAATTTGGTTGAGACATTGGCCGAAAAAATCTCAAAGGCTATTTTACAAGATAAAAGAATAGTGGTAACGCGGGTAAAGGTTGAAAAACTCAATATTATGCCCGATGTCGAGGCCGTAGGCACAGAGATAGAGCGTTACCAGCCCGTTGAGGAAAGTTCTTAA
- a CDS encoding SDR family oxidoreductase: MPLYPIAANMRKVALITGAALRLGRQTALYLAANGFSVVIHYRKSEEAAHTLQKDIENSGGKASLVQADLSKEEDVLELAEKSRSFYGNLGVLVNNASAFFRDEWQDMTRELWDTHLESNLRAPCVLMQEFARHHDKSQQGAIINFLDQRVWSITPHFMSYTVSKYALWGLTQSMALALAPQNIRVNAIGPGPTQASIYQTEEQFLKQCRSVPLRRGTDLSEIGHAVMSLISLPSVTGQMLALDGGQHLQWQPGNGDEI; encoded by the coding sequence ATCCCCCTATATCCTATTGCTGCTAATATGAGAAAAGTTGCCCTTATTACAGGAGCAGCTTTACGTCTTGGACGTCAGACGGCTTTATATTTGGCGGCTAATGGTTTTTCTGTTGTGATCCACTATCGTAAGAGTGAGGAAGCAGCCCATACTCTGCAGAAAGATATTGAAAATTCCGGGGGTAAGGCAAGCCTTGTTCAGGCAGACCTCTCTAAGGAAGAGGATGTTCTCGAGCTGGCAGAGAAAAGCCGGTCATTTTACGGGAATTTGGGTGTTCTTGTTAATAATGCCAGCGCTTTTTTTCGTGATGAATGGCAAGATATGACCAGAGAATTATGGGATACCCATTTGGAATCCAATTTGCGGGCTCCATGTGTGTTAATGCAAGAATTTGCTCGCCATCATGATAAAAGCCAGCAGGGAGCTATTATCAATTTTCTTGATCAGAGGGTTTGGTCTATTACACCCCATTTTATGAGCTATACGGTTTCGAAATACGCCTTATGGGGCTTAACGCAAAGTATGGCGCTTGCTTTGGCACCACAGAATATCCGTGTGAATGCCATTGGGCCAGGGCCTACCCAAGCCAGCATCTACCAGACTGAAGAGCAGTTTTTAAAGCAGTGTCGTTCTGTTCCCTTGCGTCGGGGGACGGACTTGTCTGAAATCGGCCATGCTGTTATGAGCCTTATCAGCCTTCCTTCTGTCACAGGGCAAATGTTAGCTCTTGATGGAGGACAGCACCTTCAATGGCAGCCTGGAAATGGAGATGAGATATAA
- the recR gene encoding recombination mediator RecR, whose translation MRISPEIESLLSLLSRLPGLGPRSARRVVLALLKNPQGKMLSLAQALEQAASTVKTCSVCGNVDSSDPCLICSDPTRDQSVVCVVETVGDLWALENSGLYRGSYQVLGGVLSPLAGQGPEDLNSRSLFHRIEEGRVKEVILALSVTVDGVTTMHWLQEKLKPFAVAVSQLGQGVPMGSTLEGLDDGTIAAAFAARKVVNG comes from the coding sequence ATGCGAATTAGCCCAGAAATTGAGTCCCTCTTATCCCTCCTTTCTCGACTGCCAGGATTGGGTCCTCGTTCGGCGCGTAGGGTTGTCCTGGCGTTATTAAAGAACCCTCAAGGTAAAATGCTTTCCTTAGCGCAAGCCCTGGAGCAAGCTGCCAGCACAGTCAAAACATGCTCAGTCTGTGGGAATGTGGATTCAAGTGATCCCTGCCTGATTTGTTCTGACCCCACTCGGGATCAGTCGGTGGTGTGTGTAGTAGAAACAGTGGGGGATTTATGGGCTTTGGAAAACTCAGGTTTATATCGTGGAAGTTACCAAGTTTTGGGGGGAGTGCTATCACCCCTGGCAGGCCAGGGGCCAGAAGATTTAAATAGCCGTTCTCTTTTTCACCGTATAGAAGAAGGCCGTGTTAAGGAAGTTATTCTTGCCTTAAGTGTTACCGTGGACGGCGTAACGACCATGCATTGGCTTCAGGAAAAACTTAAACCGTTTGCTGTGGCAGTCAGTCAGTTAGGGCAAGGGGTGCCGATGGGAAGTACCCTTGAAGGGTTGGACGACGGGACCATAGCAGCGGCCTTTGCTGCTCGTAAGGTAGTTAATGGATAA
- a CDS encoding YbaB/EbfC family nucleoid-associated protein, whose product MKNLAGLMKQASQMQAKMEEMQATLEGLQVEGSAGAGMVTITLNGKGVMKAIKIDPSLMDASEMEMLQDLIMAAHADARKHLDAKTAEEMQKVTGGLSLPAGMKLPF is encoded by the coding sequence ATGAAAAATCTTGCAGGTCTTATGAAGCAGGCCTCTCAAATGCAGGCGAAAATGGAAGAAATGCAGGCCACACTTGAAGGTTTGCAGGTAGAAGGCAGTGCTGGCGCAGGGATGGTCACTATAACCCTTAACGGGAAAGGGGTTATGAAAGCGATAAAGATAGATCCAAGCTTGATGGATGCTTCTGAAATGGAAATGCTCCAGGACCTGATTATGGCAGCACACGCGGATGCTCGCAAACATCTTGATGCCAAAACAGCTGAAGAAATGCAGAAGGTCACTGGGGGGCTCTCTCTTCCAGCTGGTATGAAGCTCCCCTTTTAA